A window of the Helianthus annuus cultivar XRQ/B chromosome 4, HanXRQr2.0-SUNRISE, whole genome shotgun sequence genome harbors these coding sequences:
- the LOC110933094 gene encoding uncharacterized protein LOC110933094: MNSDDSSDSSILFFQNLIEEAELQDTGTSNQRRYIERQREEGHETLMADYFVEDSKYNEDIFRHRFRMSKRLFLKIVADVGENDSRFQEALDARDRKGFTSLQNVTSAIKQLATGSTPDENEEYLHMVERTSRECLEYFCDTVCKIYAPEFLRRPTSHDMALLYEAHEEKHHLPEYRGQYMRGDHRYPTVMLEAVASQDLWFWHAFAGPSGSQNDINCGYLLADGIYPPWSVFVKSIPYPHEVDQKKFKRQHEAARKDVERAFGVLKSKWGVLSRPMRARSVRKIRSVVYTCIILHNMILIDDGKAIAPVHIRDPPVERALDDTVLGELMDEDTHWRLKHDLINHLASQDLPHLLVESDED, from the exons ATGAATAGCGACGATTCATCCGATAGTAGCattcttttttttcaaaatctcatcgaaGAAGCCGAACTTCAAGACACGGGCACATCTAACCAAAGGAGATATATTGAACGTCAACGTGAGGAGGGGCATGAGACACTAATGGCGGATTATTTTGTCGAAGACTCGAAATACAACGAAGATATTTTTCGGCATAGGTTCCGTATGTCGAAacgtttgtttctaaaaattgtGGCCGACGTGGGAGAGAACGACTCGCGGTTTCAAGAGGCCCTCGATGCGCGAGATAGGAAGGGCTTTACGTCGTTGCAAAATGTGACATCGGCTATTAAACAGCTCGCAACTGGTAGCACTCCAGACGAGAACGAAGAGTACTTGCATATGGTCGAAAGAACTTCCCGCGAGTGCCTAGAATATTTTTGCGACACGGTTTGCAAAATATATGCTCCCGAGTTCTTACGTAGACCGACAAGCCACGACATGGCACTTTTATACGAAGCTCATGAGGAAAAACATCACCTTCCAG AGTATCGAGGCCAATATATGCGAGGAGATCATCGATACCCGACTGTTATGCTCGAAGCGGTTGCATCTCAAGACTTATGGTTTTGGCATGCTTTTGCCGGTCCATCGGGTTCTCAAAACGATATCAAT tgtggtTATTTGCTCGCGGATGGAATCTACCCTCcgtggtccgtgtttgtgaagtcgatTCCTTACCCTCACGAAGTAGACCAAAAGAAATTCAAGAGGCAACATGAGGCGGCAAGAAAAGACGtcgaacgggcttttggtgttttgaagTCGAAATGGGGTGTATTGAGTCGACCGATGCGAGCAAGATCTGTTAGAAAAATTAGGAGTGTTGTGTACACGTgtattattttacacaacatgattttgatAGATGACGGAAAGGCGATAGCACCGGTGCACATTCGGGATCCTCCGGTCGAGCGGGCTCTAGACGATACGGTGTTGGGCGAGTTGATGGATGAAGacacgcattggagactaaaacacgatctcaTAAATCATCTCGCAAGTCAAGATTTACCCCACCTTTTGGTCGAATCCGACGAAGACTAG